The following are from one region of the Methanomassiliicoccales archaeon genome:
- a CDS encoding Rieske 2Fe-2S domain-containing protein: MAKTKVAKKSDLLPGKMIGVEVAGKWLVVANVDGSYYAMDGKCNHAGGELWKGKLMSYVVKCPRHGSEYDIRTGKVLKGPWIPFAKTFEEKIYPVTVEGDDIFVDA, encoded by the coding sequence GTGGCAAAGACGAAGGTGGCGAAGAAGTCGGACCTGCTTCCGGGAAAGATGATCGGCGTGGAGGTGGCAGGAAAGTGGTTGGTCGTCGCGAATGTCGATGGGAGTTACTATGCCATGGACGGGAAATGTAACCATGCCGGGGGAGAGCTCTGGAAAGGGAAGCTGATGAGCTATGTTGTCAAATGCCCAAGGCATGGCTCCGAGTATGACATCCGGACCGGGAAGGTTCTTAAGGGCCCTTGGATACCGTTTGCGAAAACATTCGAAGAGAAGATCTACCCAGTTACGGTAGAAGGCGACGATATCTTCGTTGACGCCTGA
- the purF gene encoding amidophosphoribosyltransferase, with protein MVGMVLSCDALPSLKKALRIIQHRGQEAAGVAVFDGGRIQYLRGMGLVHEVLSGRAYNALSGNIGIGHVRYSTTGSSVAENSQPITVTTLAGDLALAHNGDIVNAGKLRAKLQSEGWAFLTTSDTEIIIRMMATELSQSPDPIRAIKNVMKVIDGSYSLTVMLGTRVFGVRDPMGFRPLCIGKLPNGYTVASESSVFDVLQGELVRDVAPGEIVEITPTGFMSTKTVSPPHKAHCMFEWVYFARPDSVIDGKEVYQVRKRLGRILAEEQPVDADVVIAVPDSGRAHALGFAEVSKIPYEEGFMKNRYIERTFILPEQSQRDEGVLLKLNPIRSTVKDKRVVIVDDSIVRGTTMRRIVMMTRRAGAKEVHVRIGCPPIKAPCFYGIDMKTREQFAATNRSFEEIAKLITADSVGYTSIKGLVKALELDECDLCMACLNGEYPTHIQGEKMRFQQRLD; from the coding sequence GTGGTCGGGATGGTCCTGTCCTGCGATGCTTTGCCTTCGTTGAAGAAGGCATTGCGCATCATTCAGCATAGAGGCCAAGAGGCCGCCGGAGTGGCAGTTTTTGACGGCGGTCGTATCCAATACCTTAGAGGCATGGGCCTGGTCCATGAGGTGCTGAGCGGCCGTGCCTACAACGCCCTGAGCGGCAACATCGGCATAGGTCATGTACGTTACTCGACCACCGGCTCATCCGTGGCCGAGAACAGCCAACCCATAACCGTGACCACTCTCGCTGGCGACCTGGCCCTGGCCCATAACGGCGATATCGTCAACGCCGGCAAGCTGCGCGCCAAGCTGCAGTCGGAAGGCTGGGCGTTCCTGACCACCTCGGACACCGAGATCATCATCCGCATGATGGCCACCGAACTGTCGCAGAGCCCGGACCCGATCCGGGCCATCAAGAACGTGATGAAGGTCATCGACGGCTCCTACTCATTGACGGTGATGCTCGGAACGCGCGTGTTCGGCGTCCGCGACCCGATGGGCTTCCGCCCCTTGTGCATCGGCAAGCTGCCCAACGGATATACGGTCGCCTCAGAGTCATCTGTATTCGACGTTCTCCAGGGTGAGCTCGTGAGGGACGTGGCCCCGGGCGAGATCGTGGAGATAACCCCTACCGGTTTCATGTCCACCAAGACCGTCAGCCCGCCGCACAAGGCCCATTGCATGTTCGAATGGGTCTACTTCGCCCGCCCGGACTCGGTCATCGACGGGAAGGAGGTGTACCAGGTCAGGAAGAGGCTCGGCCGCATCCTGGCAGAAGAGCAGCCGGTGGATGCCGACGTGGTCATCGCCGTCCCGGACTCGGGGCGTGCCCATGCCCTCGGTTTCGCCGAGGTCTCCAAGATACCCTACGAAGAGGGTTTCATGAAGAACCGTTACATCGAGAGGACGTTCATATTGCCGGAGCAGTCACAGCGTGACGAGGGAGTCCTCCTCAAGCTCAACCCGATCCGTTCCACCGTCAAGGACAAGCGCGTGGTGATCGTGGACGACAGCATCGTCCGGGGTACTACCATGAGGCGCATCGTCATGATGACCCGGCGTGCAGGGGCCAAGGAGGTCCATGTGCGCATAGGCTGCCCTCCGATCAAGGCACCCTGCTTCTACGGGATCGACATGAAGACCCGGGAGCAGTTCGCCGCCACCAACCGCAGCTTCGAGGAGATTGCCAAACTGATCACCGCCGACAGCGTCGGTTACACCAGCATCAAGGGGCTGGTCAAGGCGCTGGAATTGGATGAGTGCGACCTGTGCATGGCCTGTTTGAACGGTGAGTATCCGACCCACATCCAGGGCGAGAAGATGCGGTTCCAGCAGCGTCTGGACTGA
- a CDS encoding nitroreductase family protein, whose amino-acid sequence MDVREAIQKRRATRKFDTRPIEEEKIMLLVEAMRLAPSCNNNQPWRVVVARDKESLERIKAALPRGNAYVKNAPLIFAICGRVEDDCHLNDGRDYYLFGCGLAVGELMLQATELGIIAHPIAGYDPIMVKKNLNIPDEYVLITLVNIGYPGTDASTLSDKQIEAEIKRPERKPIGENFFKGSWGVPFV is encoded by the coding sequence ATGGACGTCAGGGAGGCTATCCAGAAACGCAGAGCCACGCGGAAGTTCGATACCAGACCGATCGAGGAAGAGAAGATCATGCTTCTGGTCGAGGCGATGCGGCTGGCCCCTTCATGCAACAACAACCAGCCATGGAGAGTGGTGGTGGCCAGGGACAAGGAGTCCTTGGAAAGGATCAAGGCGGCCCTGCCCAGGGGGAATGCCTACGTAAAGAACGCTCCCTTGATCTTCGCCATCTGCGGCAGGGTCGAGGACGATTGCCATCTTAACGACGGGAGGGACTACTACCTTTTCGGCTGCGGCCTGGCCGTGGGGGAGCTGATGCTGCAGGCGACGGAACTGGGGATCATCGCTCATCCGATCGCTGGCTATGATCCGATCATGGTGAAGAAGAATCTTAACATTCCGGACGAGTATGTCCTGATCACCCTGGTAAACATAGGATATCCGGGAACGGACGCCTCGACACTGTCGGATAAGCAGATCGAGGCGGAGATAAAGAGGCCGGAACGGAAGCCGATAGGGGAAAACTTCTTCAAAGGGAGCTGGGGAGTCCCATTCGTATAG
- a CDS encoding 4Fe-4S double cluster binding domain-containing protein yields the protein MPLEDELRALALSLGAELYGVADLRPFQAEVVGRGGNIVSGYPFAISVGIRLLDTIVDLVPDRSQRAVRVAYRSHTYDAVNGRLDQISLSLAGRLQKEGYRSMPVPASERIDDERICAMFSHKMAAHLAGLGWIGKSCLLITPQYGPRVRWTTVLTDYPFPKTGTPMDPRCGNCEECVKACPTNAFTGRMFDQDEPREARFDAGKCDRYFKDMEKQAPKPMCGMCVFICPHGRNIKKK from the coding sequence ATGCCGCTCGAGGACGAACTGCGCGCTTTGGCGTTATCGCTCGGAGCCGAACTCTATGGCGTTGCCGATCTCCGCCCTTTTCAGGCGGAAGTGGTCGGACGGGGAGGGAATATCGTCTCCGGTTACCCGTTCGCCATATCGGTGGGCATCAGACTGCTGGACACCATCGTGGACCTGGTCCCGGACCGTTCTCAGAGGGCAGTCAGGGTAGCATATCGCAGCCACACCTACGATGCCGTCAATGGCCGTTTGGACCAGATATCGTTATCGCTCGCGGGCCGCCTGCAGAAGGAAGGGTACCGGAGCATGCCGGTGCCGGCATCGGAACGAATCGACGATGAGCGCATCTGCGCCATGTTCTCCCACAAGATGGCAGCCCACCTGGCCGGCCTGGGATGGATCGGCAAGAGCTGCCTTCTCATCACTCCCCAGTACGGACCCAGGGTGAGGTGGACCACTGTATTGACCGATTATCCCTTCCCCAAGACCGGAACGCCCATGGACCCTCGCTGCGGCAATTGCGAGGAATGCGTCAAGGCCTGCCCGACCAATGCTTTCACCGGACGGATGTTCGACCAGGACGAACCGCGCGAGGCCAGGTTCGATGCGGGCAAATGCGACCGATACTTCAAGGATATGGAAAAGCAGGCGCCGAAACCGATGTGCGGGATGTGCGTCTTCATCTGCCCCCACGGCAGGAACATCAAAAAGAAATGA